A window of Arcobacter acticola genomic DNA:
TGAATTTTTTAAAATATTTTCTAACTCTATTTTATTTTTTATATTTATAGCTTTTGAGATAGATTTAAAAAGTTTATCATCTAAAGCAGCTTGTAAATAATTTGAATCAAATTGAGATAGTTTCCACATGGGTTCAAATCTTTTTAGTTTTTCAATATTCTCTTTTCTTGAAACCATTGTTCCAACTCTTATTCCCGCACTTGAATAAAACTTTGTCATTGATTTTAAGATATATAATTTATCATAAGATTTTAGATATTTTATTGCACTTGGCTTATCACAAAAATCTAAAAAACTCTCATCAATCAAAATTGTACAAGATTTTTTTATCCATGTTTTCATCAACTCTTCAAGCTCATAATATTTTCCATCAGGAGTTGAAGGATTTACAAATATCACAAATGAACCCTCTTTTACAGGCGCTGTAATATCATCAAATCTGTTTATAATATCAAGCTCATAGCCAAAATTTAAAGAGGCTTTTTTATACTCTAAATATGCAGGTGAATAAATTGTGCAAGATTTTAAATCAAGATGTTTAAACAAAGTAAAAATAGCAGAACTTCCACCATTAAACAGCTCTATTTCAGAACTTTCAACTGCATAATTATCTGCGATTTTTTTATATAATTTATCATAAGTTGGATATGAAGATATATCTAAAGTATTAAAATCAATATTTATTTGTGGTTTCACAAAATTTATATTTGAAGATAAATCAATTATTTCACTTACCTTGCATCCTAAATCAAATGCGAATTTTTCTATTTGACCACCGTGTTCAAAAGT
This region includes:
- a CDS encoding aminotransferase class I/II-fold pyridoxal phosphate-dependent enzyme, which encodes MKTFEHGGQIEKFAFDLGCKVSEIIDLSSNINFVKPQINIDFNTLDISSYPTYDKLYKKIADNYAVESSEIELFNGGSSAIFTLFKHLDLKSCTIYSPAYLEYKKASLNFGYELDIINRFDDITAPVKEGSFVIFVNPSTPDGKYYELEELMKTWIKKSCTILIDESFLDFCDKPSAIKYLKSYDKLYILKSMTKFYSSAGIRVGTMVSRKENIEKLKRFEPMWKLSQFDSNYLQAALDDKLFKSISKAINIKNKIELENILKNSNLVEVVLESSANYVLIKLASLKAKEFQEKLKPYKIMVRDCSNFDCLDEKYVRVAVKSSTANDILSEALKQIC